The Dunckerocampus dactyliophorus isolate RoL2022-P2 chromosome 13, RoL_Ddac_1.1, whole genome shotgun sequence genome window below encodes:
- the si:ch211-10a23.2 gene encoding galectin-related protein A-like: protein MVTGWRQNQSSLASPLQATTLRHALSGMEDTDKKANGEYIGEIKGGLRPSMKLVVMGIVDKKPKSIEVVVSSKPQRDEDEEDESQDCEGDVGLQLKVSFTDKAVQRNARLAGKWGRAENTLSFFPFAPGEPFKMEIVCEHQQFRILVDGQPLCGFSHRLPQLDSLTALRVFGDVRLTKVA from the exons ATGGTAACAGGCTGGCGGCAGAACCAGTCCTCCTTGGCATCCCCTCTCCAAGCCACTACACTGCGTCACGCCCTGAGTGGAATGGAGGACACGGACAAGAAAGCCAAT GGGGAGTACATCGGCGAGATAAAGGGCGGTCTGCGGCCTTCCATGAAGCTGGTGGTGATGGGAATCGTTGACAAGAAACCCAAGAG caTTGAGGTGGTGGTGTCCAGTAAGCCGCAGAGAGACGAAGATGAGGAGGACGAGTCACAGGACTGTGAGGGCGACGTGGGTCTCCAGTTGAAGGTCAGCTTCACGGACAAGGCCGTCCAGCGCAACGCCCGATTGGCTGGGAAGTGGGGTCGGGCTGAAAACACCCTCTCCTTCTTCCCTTTCGCGCCAGGAGAGCCCTTTAAG ATGGAGATCGTTTGCGAGCACCAGCAGTTTCGCATCCTGGTGGACGGCCAGCCTCTGTGCGGCTTCAGTCATCGTCTTCCCCAGCTGGACAGCCTCACCGCCTTGCGGGTCTTCGGGGACGTGCGCCTCACAAAAGTGGCCTGA
- the plek2 gene encoding pleckstrin-2 isoform X2: MDTQQNVTILREGFLVKRGHLVHNWKARWFVLTPDKLIYYKYEGGKRDSCQRGKIMMKGCVVTCPFLEYDNRPLVFRLQTRNGVDHFLEACSREERDEWAADITAAVDKLGGEEGGEQWTPDVSQPHNINLSKVLESMYDLHSGINMSNHVEQGRTYSNCFSGSAVVDWLVFMQLVLTRAEAVTLASALLEEGFLRTIGLRSVEALRTAGLGEQFMDDSTALYSFSDTLKKRGSVKAQTSLSAVELSGQVIKRGYLLKQGHRRKNWKIRLFVLRSQPSFLHYYDPTKDDVSPVGGFALRGSLVSSLDDNGVPSGASERQHSRQPVQGHHAVRQALLHPGSQPPGEDGVD; encoded by the exons ATGGATACACAACAGAATGTAACAATTCTAAGGGAGGGATTCCTTGTAAAAAGG GGTCATCTGGTACACAACTGGAAGGCCCGCTGGTTCGTGCTGACGCCAGACAAGCTGATCTACTACAAGTACGAGGGCGGCAAAAGAGACTCGTGCCAGCGAGGAAAGATCATGATGAAGGGTTGTGTCGTCACGTGTCCCTTCCTCGAGTACGACAATCGACCG CTGGTGTTCAGGCTGCAGACCAGGAACGGTGTGGATCACTTCCTGGAGGCGTGCTCCCGGGAGGAGCGAGATGAGTGGGCGGCCGACATCACGGCGGCCGTGGACAAGCTGGGTGGGGAAGAAGGAGGCGAGCAGTGGACGCCCGACGTCTCTCAGCCGCACAACATCAACCTGAG CAAAGTCCTGGAGTCCATGTACGACCTTCACAGCGGAATTAACATGAGCAACCACGTGGAGCAAGGACGCACCTACAGCAACTGTTTCTCAG GCTCAGCGGTGGTGGACTGGCTGGTGTTCATGCAGCTGGTTCTGACCCGCGCCGAGGCGGTGACGCTGGCCTCTGCCCTGCTGGAGGAGGGCTTCCTGAGGACCATCGGCCTGAGGAGCGTGGAGGCTCTGCGCACCGCCGGCCTCGGCGAGCAGTTCATGGACGACTCCACGGCGCTCTACAGCTTC TCAGACACGTTGAAGAAGAGAGGCAGCGTGAAGGCCCAGACGTCGCTGTCTGCGGTGGAGCTGAGCGGTCAAGTCATCAAGAGAGGTTACCTGCTCAAGCAG GGACACAGGAGGAAAAACTGGAAGATTCGACTCTTCGTGCTGCGCTCGCAGCCGTCTTTCCTTCACTACTACGACCCCACCAAG GACGACGTCAGCCCCGTCGGAGGATTTGCTCTCCGAGGCTCACTGGTCTCCTCGCTGGATGACAACGGCGTTCCCTCGGGTGC GAGTGAAAGGCAACATTCAAGGCAACCTGTTCAAGGTCATCACGCAGTCAGACAGGCACTACTTCATCCAGGCTCCCAGCCACCAGGAGAAGATGGAGTGGATTGA
- the plek2 gene encoding pleckstrin-2 isoform X1, with the protein MDTQQNVTILREGFLVKRGHLVHNWKARWFVLTPDKLIYYKYEGGKRDSCQRGKIMMKGCVVTCPFLEYDNRPLVFRLQTRNGVDHFLEACSREERDEWAADITAAVDKLGGEEGGEQWTPDVSQPHNINLSKVLESMYDLHSGINMSNHVEQGRTYSNCFSGSAVVDWLVFMQLVLTRAEAVTLASALLEEGFLRTIGLRSVEALRTAGLGEQFMDDSTALYSFSDTLKKRGSVKAQTSLSAVELSGQVIKRGYLLKQGHRRKNWKIRLFVLRSQPSFLHYYDPTKDDVSPVGGFALRGSLVSSLDDNGVPSGVKGNIQGNLFKVITQSDRHYFIQAPSHQEKMEWIDAIREHT; encoded by the exons ATGGATACACAACAGAATGTAACAATTCTAAGGGAGGGATTCCTTGTAAAAAGG GGTCATCTGGTACACAACTGGAAGGCCCGCTGGTTCGTGCTGACGCCAGACAAGCTGATCTACTACAAGTACGAGGGCGGCAAAAGAGACTCGTGCCAGCGAGGAAAGATCATGATGAAGGGTTGTGTCGTCACGTGTCCCTTCCTCGAGTACGACAATCGACCG CTGGTGTTCAGGCTGCAGACCAGGAACGGTGTGGATCACTTCCTGGAGGCGTGCTCCCGGGAGGAGCGAGATGAGTGGGCGGCCGACATCACGGCGGCCGTGGACAAGCTGGGTGGGGAAGAAGGAGGCGAGCAGTGGACGCCCGACGTCTCTCAGCCGCACAACATCAACCTGAG CAAAGTCCTGGAGTCCATGTACGACCTTCACAGCGGAATTAACATGAGCAACCACGTGGAGCAAGGACGCACCTACAGCAACTGTTTCTCAG GCTCAGCGGTGGTGGACTGGCTGGTGTTCATGCAGCTGGTTCTGACCCGCGCCGAGGCGGTGACGCTGGCCTCTGCCCTGCTGGAGGAGGGCTTCCTGAGGACCATCGGCCTGAGGAGCGTGGAGGCTCTGCGCACCGCCGGCCTCGGCGAGCAGTTCATGGACGACTCCACGGCGCTCTACAGCTTC TCAGACACGTTGAAGAAGAGAGGCAGCGTGAAGGCCCAGACGTCGCTGTCTGCGGTGGAGCTGAGCGGTCAAGTCATCAAGAGAGGTTACCTGCTCAAGCAG GGACACAGGAGGAAAAACTGGAAGATTCGACTCTTCGTGCTGCGCTCGCAGCCGTCTTTCCTTCACTACTACGACCCCACCAAG GACGACGTCAGCCCCGTCGGAGGATTTGCTCTCCGAGGCTCACTGGTCTCCTCGCTGGATGACAACGGCGTTCCCTCGG GAGTGAAAGGCAACATTCAAGGCAACCTGTTCAAGGTCATCACGCAGTCAGACAGGCACTACTTCATCCAGGCTCCCAGCCACCAGGAGAAGATGGAGTGGATTGACGCCATCCGGGAGCACACATAG
- the plek2 gene encoding pleckstrin-2 isoform X3, whose protein sequence is MDTQQNVTILREGFLVKRGHLVHNWKARWFVLTPDKLIYYKYEGGKRDSCQRGKIMMKGCVVTCPFLEYDNRPLVFRLQTRNGVDHFLEACSREERDEWAADITAAVDKLGGEEGGEQWTPDVSQPHNINLSKVLESMYDLHSGINMSNHVEQGRTYSNCFSGSAVVDWLVFMQLVLTRAEAVTLASALLEEGFLRTIGLRSVEALRTAGLGEQFMDDSTALYSFSDTLKKRGSVKAQTSLSAVELSGQVIKRGYLLKQGHRRKNWKIRLFVLRSQPSFLHYYDPTKE, encoded by the exons ATGGATACACAACAGAATGTAACAATTCTAAGGGAGGGATTCCTTGTAAAAAGG GGTCATCTGGTACACAACTGGAAGGCCCGCTGGTTCGTGCTGACGCCAGACAAGCTGATCTACTACAAGTACGAGGGCGGCAAAAGAGACTCGTGCCAGCGAGGAAAGATCATGATGAAGGGTTGTGTCGTCACGTGTCCCTTCCTCGAGTACGACAATCGACCG CTGGTGTTCAGGCTGCAGACCAGGAACGGTGTGGATCACTTCCTGGAGGCGTGCTCCCGGGAGGAGCGAGATGAGTGGGCGGCCGACATCACGGCGGCCGTGGACAAGCTGGGTGGGGAAGAAGGAGGCGAGCAGTGGACGCCCGACGTCTCTCAGCCGCACAACATCAACCTGAG CAAAGTCCTGGAGTCCATGTACGACCTTCACAGCGGAATTAACATGAGCAACCACGTGGAGCAAGGACGCACCTACAGCAACTGTTTCTCAG GCTCAGCGGTGGTGGACTGGCTGGTGTTCATGCAGCTGGTTCTGACCCGCGCCGAGGCGGTGACGCTGGCCTCTGCCCTGCTGGAGGAGGGCTTCCTGAGGACCATCGGCCTGAGGAGCGTGGAGGCTCTGCGCACCGCCGGCCTCGGCGAGCAGTTCATGGACGACTCCACGGCGCTCTACAGCTTC TCAGACACGTTGAAGAAGAGAGGCAGCGTGAAGGCCCAGACGTCGCTGTCTGCGGTGGAGCTGAGCGGTCAAGTCATCAAGAGAGGTTACCTGCTCAAGCAG GGACACAGGAGGAAAAACTGGAAGATTCGACTCTTCGTGCTGCGCTCGCAGCCGTCTTTCCTTCACTACTACGACCCCACCAAG GAGTGA